A part of Caldisalinibacter kiritimatiensis genomic DNA contains:
- a CDS encoding ABC transporter permease, with product MKAYYSLFKMRLLKGLQYKVAAYAGVLTQFFWGFMYIMIFQAFYNSTKIPQPISFRELVQVVWLQQSFLMFIMLWIRDNELINHIIKGNIAYELCRPTDLYCFWYAKLIAQRLSGAILRCIPIIFVAFLLPSPYNFSLPPDFISFILFLITLILGLILIVAISMLLYISMFYTLSPTGSFLVFAVFGEFFSGMLIPVPLMPDTLKKIVYILPFRYTSDLPFRIYAGNIGITEALISIGVQILWISLLVILGKLWMNKALKRIVVQGG from the coding sequence ATGAAAGCTTATTACTCTTTATTTAAAATGAGATTACTTAAGGGGCTACAGTATAAGGTTGCTGCATATGCAGGAGTGTTAACTCAATTCTTTTGGGGTTTTATGTATATAATGATATTTCAAGCCTTTTATAATAGTACTAAAATACCACAGCCCATATCCTTTAGAGAATTGGTTCAAGTTGTATGGTTGCAACAAAGTTTTTTAATGTTTATTATGCTTTGGATTAGGGACAATGAGCTTATTAATCATATAATAAAGGGTAATATAGCCTATGAGCTTTGTCGTCCAACTGACCTTTATTGTTTTTGGTATGCAAAGCTTATAGCTCAAAGACTATCAGGTGCAATCCTTAGATGTATACCAATAATATTTGTAGCATTTTTATTGCCCTCACCATATAATTTTTCTTTACCACCTGATTTTATTTCGTTCATTCTATTTCTAATAACCTTGATATTAGGATTAATACTAATTGTAGCAATTTCTATGCTATTATATATTTCAATGTTTTATACCTTATCTCCAACAGGCTCATTTTTAGTTTTTGCAGTTTTTGGAGAGTTTTTTTCAGGTATGTTAATTCCAGTTCCTTTAATGCCAGATACACTAAAGAAAATCGTATATATTTTACCCTTTAGATATACCTCTGACCTCCCCTTTAGGATATATGCTGGTAATATAGGTATAACAGAAGCTTTAATAAGTATAGGTGTACAGATACTTTGGATATCTTTATTAGTTATTCTAGGTAAACTATGGATGAACAAGGCTTTAAAAAGAATTGTAGTTCAAGGGGGCTAA
- a CDS encoding ABC transporter ATP-binding protein, whose product MIEVESLNKTFKVSKRNAGVFAAVKSLFNPKYTTVRALEDVSFKIDEGEIVGYIGPNGAGKSTTIKIISGILVPDSGKCNILGLTPWKNRINHVKNIGVVFGQRSQLWWDVPVIDSFHLLKDIYKIPTKVFKDNLDLLTSTLDISSILTTPVRQLSLGQQMRCEIAASLLHNPKILFLDEPTIGLDAVSKIAVRNFIKNINKEKNVTVILTTHDMSDIEALADRIILIGKGRILLDGSLTELKNRFATHKTLTVDFKENTEDINIEGTTILSKSTERLTLSVDLDKIKASEVISSLSKELENIDLSVDSRPIEEIIVELYKEYQI is encoded by the coding sequence ATGATTGAAGTTGAATCCTTAAATAAAACCTTCAAAGTTTCTAAAAGAAATGCTGGGGTTTTTGCTGCGGTAAAGTCTTTGTTTAATCCTAAATATACAACCGTTAGAGCCCTAGAAGATGTTTCTTTTAAAATTGATGAAGGTGAAATTGTTGGTTACATAGGACCTAATGGTGCTGGCAAGTCCACTACCATTAAGATTATAAGCGGTATTTTAGTTCCCGATAGTGGAAAATGTAACATACTTGGACTAACTCCTTGGAAGAACAGAATAAATCACGTTAAAAATATAGGAGTTGTATTTGGTCAACGGTCTCAACTTTGGTGGGATGTTCCAGTCATTGATTCTTTTCATTTACTTAAGGATATTTATAAAATTCCTACTAAAGTTTTTAAAGACAATTTAGATTTATTAACATCTACTTTAGATATATCTTCTATACTTACAACTCCCGTTAGACAACTTAGTCTAGGTCAACAAATGAGATGCGAAATAGCAGCTTCTCTACTACACAATCCAAAGATTTTATTTTTAGATGAACCTACCATAGGACTAGATGCAGTTTCCAAAATAGCAGTCCGTAATTTTATAAAAAATATAAACAAAGAAAAAAATGTTACTGTCATTTTAACTACCCATGACATGAGTGATATTGAAGCACTAGCTGATAGAATCATACTCATAGGCAAAGGTAGAATCTTACTCGACGGTTCCCTAACAGAGCTAAAAAATAGGTTTGCAACTCACAAAACCCTAACTGTAGATTTTAAGGAAAATACAGAAGATATAAACATCGAAGGTACAACTATTCTATCAAAATCAACGGAAAGACTAACTCTATCTGTTGATTTAGATAAGATAAAGGCTTCAGAGGTTATAAGCTCTTTATCTAAAGAATTAGAAAATATTGATTTAAGTGTAGACAGCAGACCCATTGAAGAAATTATAGTTGAATTATATAAGGAGTATCAAATATGA